In Mucilaginibacter sp. KACC 22063, the genomic stretch GGTCCTTGTTTGCAGATAATGGAAGGCTTCCAATACATCTGCTGCAAAATCGCCTGTTGTAGATTTGGCATAGTTACCATCAGATTTGCCAACGCCGCGATCATCAACACGAAGCACCACAATGCCCTTGCGTGTAAGGTAATCTGCAATATCGGCAAACATTTTGTGCCCTGCCATCGTGCCATCGCGGTCTTGCGCGCCGGTACCTGAAACGATAACAACAGCAGTATGGTGTTTGCCATTGTTTGGGATGGTAATGGTTGCCCCGTAATGCAGCCCGGTTTGTTTACCATTAAAAATGATACTGTCTGCTTTGTAGGGTACGGGTCCATTGCCGCTTGTTTGGCAATTTGCTGCATTTAGTGATGCGCAGGCCGCAAAGCAGCCTGCTATCACCGTCTTAACTAACTTACTGAGCATTTATTGTTATTGGACTTTCCTTGCAAATTCAACCATTTCAATTATTTCATCAGCTAAAGCAGTAGCGCTGCCTTTGTAGCCATCGCTTAAAAAGCGAAGCTTACCATTAGGTGCAATAATCAATTTCATAGGGATGCCTGATATGCTGTAGGCTTTGCAGATACGTTCATACACCTCATCATTCTGTTTTGTCCCGGATTTTTTATTGTCGAACAGAATATGAAATGGATAATCGTTGTCTTTTATAAACTGCGCTACCTGCTGTTTGTACGCTTCTCCGCGCTCTTCGGTATCAACAAAATAAAAAGCTACGTTAGGGTCGTTTTTGTAATGTTCTACAGCCAGTTTCATACCCGGAAATGATGCCTTGCAGGGAACACACCATGTGGCCCAAAAATCAAGTACAACAGTTTTGCCGCGCAATTGGCTGAATTTTACCACCTTGCCGTCAAGCCCGGTCATTTGCCAGTCCGGAACATCATCATTCCGTTTCATCGCTTTGATCTCCTCTGCGCTTTTTGCTGCCAGTTCAGGATTTTTCAACGTATTAAGATATTTGTCAAAGCCCTGGTCAGATTTGTTATTGCGTACATAATCTTCTTTAAGCAGTTCCAGCATTTCGGGCGAGCTCTGATTTAGATAGATACTTTTAACCAGCACTTCGTTCAATTTCTGATATTGCTTGGCATTGTTCAAAAGCCATGCATAATCATCATTAACCGAAGCCTTTTTATAGTTTAAACTTTTTTCTGCGCGTTCGGCATATGCCAAAGCCTCATTATAATTCTCCGTTTTACGTAACAGGTTAATATGGGTAGGCCATACACTTGTTACCAGAAAATGCTCATACTGTTCATGCCATTCAGATGGTGAAAGGTACCAATAGTCGGCAGGTACTGTGTTCTTTACTGATTCCATGCGGCTTACCAGCATTTTTGCATAAGGCAGCAGCTTGGTATCCGGCAAATCCTTACGGTCATGCGGAATCTGTATAAGCTTATAATAGATGTTAATTAATGCTGAAATCGGTAAATCAGGAACATACTTTTCTATCGGGCTATAGTCGCCTTTCATTGCCGAAATCAGGATAATGGCCTGGTAAGCGTTCGTATAGCTCAGGTTATTTTGGATGTCAAACTCAGCATCGGTAGTTTGCGGGAATTCTTTCAGAAACCCGGTAGCCTTAATCATCATCTGATCCGGCTTACGCTCACTGGTAAAAGCACGGTATGCCTTTAACCGTGCCAAACTGCCTTTCGGGTATTTTGCCAGTATGATATCGCTAAGTGAATCGGCTGATTGCTTACGGTTTAAAGTACCCATGTAAATTTGCCTGATGCGCATCAGGTTATCTTCGCCACCAACTTTGTATAAATAAGCAATAACACGGTCGATACGTGGCACACCTTTGTCTTTTTGATAAGCGTATAAAGATTGTGCAAATGGTACAGCCAAAACCTGGCTGGCTTCCTGCGGATGCCATTTTACTTCATTATTCATCCAATAATAAAAGGCAGTATCGCTGATTGCCAGATTTTTGTAATAGCCTGGTACACCATAGCCACGGCTTTGTGATCTTAATAAGCCCCAGCCTGCATAGGCGCCTGCGGCATTCACGCCAGGATGTTCCGGATCTATGGTCATTATCGCATAGCCCTTTTCATTGTCTGTATCGGTGCTGTCGCCCGCCTTGAATTTAAAAGCAGCAAGGCCGCATTCTTTATCCAGCGTAAACGATGCTTTGTAAACATTGCCGGATTGTTGCATTGGCAGATCATACGTTTGCCAATGGTAGTTATTGTAACTGTAAACAATCCCTTTAATGTCTTTCTTTCCAGCCAAAGGCGTACCCGCCGGGTCATAGGTGATCTGAACCGTTTCGCCGGGTTTGGGCGTTACCGGCTCAAAAGTAAAATGCTTATCCTGTGCACTTACAAGGCTATATAGCCCTGTAAGTGACAGTATGATTAATACGCTAAGTTTTTTTAACATGTTTTTCTGTTTCGTTATTATGGATTTTGCTGCATTTCAGGGTTTAGCTGAATTTGATAAGGCGGTATCTGGAATACATAACGGTTACTCTGCGGATCAAGCGTATAAGTTACGCCACCAAAAACACGGGTGTACGTTTTTTGAAATGCCGGTTCGCTTTTTAGCCTGCGCATATCCCACCAGCGCAGCATACGGCAAAAGAACTCGCGGTGCCTTTCGTCAATCACAGTTTTAAGTGCATCTGCAGCTGTATTGGCTGTAGCCTGAGTATAGTCTGCCGGTTTAAAGCGTTTCTGCCTTAGTTTGTTTACCCATAAAAGTGCATTGGATATATCGTTATTGCGGGCATAATACTCTGCTTTTATTAATAACATTTCAGGCACGTTAGGGCCGATGTTGCGAGATTCATTGTTGATCCTGTCGCGCGAAAAGAATCTACCGCCAGCATCAGCATAAGCTGATGCAAAGGTTTTTGCATCTTTAGTAAATAATTGATAACGCTGGTCGGTTGTACCAAGCAGGTTAAGCAGGTCATCACTCAAACGCATAATGGTTGGCTGATAGCCAACACCGCTAACAGCTACCTTTGATAAAAGTATTTCGGGGTCGCTTTTACGCAAAGGGAAAGTTGATGAAGTACTATAATCATTAAGCGTACTTCTTGTTAACAATGCACTGTCCGCATATTTATTAGCATTGGTGTAATCGTTCATGTATAAATAACATCTTGCCAGTTCGCCATATGCTGATGCCTTTGACGGGATGGTATTAAAGCTTTGCTGAGGCAGCAGGTTAGGCAGTGCCTGGTTAAGATCAGCAATGATTTGAGTATATACAGATTGCGAACTTGGGCGGGCAAGTGACTGCTGTGTAGTTTCAACTAATATCAAAGGCACACCCAAATCACTGCCTGCTGTTGCTGCATTGTATGGCTTTGCATACGTGTTCATCAGCATCAGGTAAGCATCTGCACGGTGTACCTTGGCTTCTGCAATCAGTTCGGCTTTATCAGTAGCGGTACCACCGGTACTTGCCGGAACCTCTTCAATTACCGTATTGCAATAAAGAATGGTGTTATACATGCCGTTCCAGGCATCGTCGGTTTGATAGTTGCCAATCGGAAATACAACCGGGTTCCATACGTAAGCTTTCGGAAACCAGCCATAATAATCAGATCCGTTTAGTGCTTTAAATTGGCTACTGCCATCAACCAGCTGCACATCGTCAGAGGCAATGTCATCTAACTTTGGCCCTTGTTCATAAGCATAGGTGTAATTAAGCAGGTAACGGTAATTACTTGTTTCTTTTGGCACAAGTATACCCTGGGTTTTTATATCAACATATTTACGGCATGACGACATACCAGCCGCTAATAATACTAAGAGAAAATATTTTGATTTCATGACGCGCGCTTTAGAAGTTAAGATTAATGTTAAGAGTGTAAGAACGGGCTGCCGGTAACCCACGTTGGCCACCAACATAGCCGGTAAAGTCAGGGTCGTAACCTTCTTTGTTTGCTGTCCATATCAGGCCAAGATTATTTGCAGTTGCGCCTATCTGTGCCGACTTAATTTTAAATTTAGACATCCATGCACCTGCTAATTGGTAGTTAAGTGTTAACTGGCGCATACGGATGTAATCGCCTTTCAGCACGTTTATATCTGAATACTGATACCTGTACAAGCTGTAATTAACCTGGGTAGGGGTTCCGTTTAAGCCCGGTACAACTGTCTTAGCTTCATCGCCGGGTGCTTGCCAGCGTTTGGCAATGTCTGCACTAAGGTCATACTTTGCACTGTAAGCAGATGTTATATAGTTTTGGATACTTGGTTTAAGAAACACGTTGCCAAACTGATAGGTAAACTGGCTGAAAAGTGAAAATCTTTTGTAGCGGAAATTAGTATTAAAACCGCCATAATAAGGGGCTGTTGTACGCCCTGCATATTTCAAATCAGAGAGTGAACTGAGCGTTGTTTGAGATGCTTTTACGATATTACCATTATGGTCATAAATCTGTGTAAGGCCATTGGCATCTAATCCTGCATTACGGTACACAAATAGTTTATCAGTAGGGTATCCTGTTAAATAAGATATGCCTGCCGGGTAATAACCATAATAGTTAACATATAACGACTGGTTAAAATAGCTGTTAGTTACTTTATTAGTGTTGTATGCAAAGGTTGCGCCTGCACCTAAATCCCAGTCTTTATTTTTAAAGATTGTACCGTTAAGGCCAACATCAATACCGTGGTTTTTCATTGATGCTGCGTTGCGGGTTAAGAATGGGCTGGTATTACCTAAATATGCCGAACCTGTCGGGAATGAATACAGCAAATCGTTACCTTTTTTGTTATAGATATCTACGCTTCCGTTTAAACGATTGCCAAATAATCCAAAGTCAACGCCAACGTTGGTTACATAAGTTTTTTCCCAACGTAGCTGCGGGTTGGCAGGCGCAATAAGTGAGGCGTAGGTCTGTCCTGTAGTAGGGTCTGCGCTGCCACCTAAAGAAATGTAGGTATATGGATAAGTGGAAAGTGACAGGTTGCCATTAACACCGTAAGATGCACGAAATGCTAACTGGTCAATCCATCTTGCATCTTTCAAAAACTCTTCCTGGTTAATGTTCCA encodes the following:
- a CDS encoding TlpA family protein disulfide reductase, whose amino-acid sequence is MLKKLSVLIILSLTGLYSLVSAQDKHFTFEPVTPKPGETVQITYDPAGTPLAGKKDIKGIVYSYNNYHWQTYDLPMQQSGNVYKASFTLDKECGLAAFKFKAGDSTDTDNEKGYAIMTIDPEHPGVNAAGAYAGWGLLRSQSRGYGVPGYYKNLAISDTAFYYWMNNEVKWHPQEASQVLAVPFAQSLYAYQKDKGVPRIDRVIAYLYKVGGEDNLMRIRQIYMGTLNRKQSADSLSDIILAKYPKGSLARLKAYRAFTSERKPDQMMIKATGFLKEFPQTTDAEFDIQNNLSYTNAYQAIILISAMKGDYSPIEKYVPDLPISALINIYYKLIQIPHDRKDLPDTKLLPYAKMLVSRMESVKNTVPADYWYLSPSEWHEQYEHFLVTSVWPTHINLLRKTENYNEALAYAERAEKSLNYKKASVNDDYAWLLNNAKQYQKLNEVLVKSIYLNQSSPEMLELLKEDYVRNNKSDQGFDKYLNTLKNPELAAKSAEEIKAMKRNDDVPDWQMTGLDGKVVKFSQLRGKTVVLDFWATWCVPCKASFPGMKLAVEHYKNDPNVAFYFVDTEERGEAYKQQVAQFIKDNDYPFHILFDNKKSGTKQNDEVYERICKAYSISGIPMKLIIAPNGKLRFLSDGYKGSATALADEIIEMVEFARKVQ
- a CDS encoding RagB/SusD family nutrient uptake outer membrane protein — its product is MKSKYFLLVLLAAGMSSCRKYVDIKTQGILVPKETSNYRYLLNYTYAYEQGPKLDDIASDDVQLVDGSSQFKALNGSDYYGWFPKAYVWNPVVFPIGNYQTDDAWNGMYNTILYCNTVIEEVPASTGGTATDKAELIAEAKVHRADAYLMLMNTYAKPYNAATAGSDLGVPLILVETTQQSLARPSSQSVYTQIIADLNQALPNLLPQQSFNTIPSKASAYGELARCYLYMNDYTNANKYADSALLTRSTLNDYSTSSTFPLRKSDPEILLSKVAVSGVGYQPTIMRLSDDLLNLLGTTDQRYQLFTKDAKTFASAYADAGGRFFSRDRINNESRNIGPNVPEMLLIKAEYYARNNDISNALLWVNKLRQKRFKPADYTQATANTAADALKTVIDERHREFFCRMLRWWDMRRLKSEPAFQKTYTRVFGGVTYTLDPQSNRYVFQIPPYQIQLNPEMQQNP